The window GGCCAGCGGCGCCGTCTCCCGGTTGATGCCGCCGTCCACCACCAGCTGGACGTCGAGGCGTCTCTCGTCCACCCATGAGCGCAGCGTCCTCAGCTTCGGCATCACGTCGGCGATGAACGCCTGTCCGGAGAATCCGGGTCGCACGGTCATGACGACCACGTGGTCGACCCCGGCCAGGAGCTCGTCGATCTCCTCGGCCGGCTCGTCGGGGTTGATGGCCACGCCCGGTCCCACGCCCGCCTCCCGCATCGTCGTGATGAGCGCGGCGGGGTCGGACGAGGTCGCGGGGTGGAACGCGATGCGGGACGCCCCGGCGTCGGAGTACCAGCGCCAGGTCGCGTCGGGGTTGGCGATCATCAGGTGGACGTCCTGCGGGAGCTTCGAGATGCGGGCGATCGTCCCTACGGTGGACGGTCCGATCGTGAGGTTGGGGACGTAGTGCCCGTCCATCACGTCGACGTGCCACCGGCCGGAGTGGGGTTCGACCGCGGCGAGCTGCTCGCCGAAGCGCGCCAGGTCCGCTGAGACGATCGAGGGCGCGAGCTCGCCCGACGGACGGCGCGTCATCCGGTGAGGGTGAGGAGAGCGACGAACATGCCGTCCGTGCCGTGGTCATGCGGGACGAGCTGG of the Actinomycetota bacterium genome contains:
- the rpe gene encoding ribulose-phosphate 3-epimerase; translation: MTRRPSGELAPSIVSADLARFGEQLAAVEPHSGRWHVDVMDGHYVPNLTIGPSTVGTIARISKLPQDVHLMIANPDATWRWYSDAGASRIAFHPATSSDPAALITTMREAGVGPGVAINPDEPAEEIDELLAGVDHVVVMTVRPGFSGQAFIADVMPKLRTLRSWVDERRLDVQLVVDGGINRETAPLAVEAGADVLVSASAVFGSEDPPAMARELASSWTVIPGAAAQPT